A DNA window from Vibrio cidicii contains the following coding sequences:
- the lrp gene encoding leucine-responsive transcriptional regulator Lrp, with the protein MADNYKKPSKDLDRIDRNILNELQKDGRISNVELSKRVGLSPTPCLERVRRLERQGYITGYTALLNPQYLDASLLVFVEITLNRGAPDVFEQFNTAVQKLDDIQECHLVSGDFDYLLKTRVSDMGAYRKLLGDTLLRLPGVNDTRTYVVMEEVKQSNQLVIKTR; encoded by the coding sequence ATGGCAGACAACTACAAAAAGCCGTCCAAGGATCTAGACCGAATCGATCGCAATATTTTGAATGAATTGCAGAAAGATGGTCGAATTTCAAACGTAGAACTCTCAAAACGCGTAGGCCTCTCACCAACGCCGTGTTTGGAGCGTGTGCGCCGTCTCGAACGTCAAGGATACATCACGGGTTATACCGCGTTGTTAAACCCCCAGTATCTTGACGCTTCTCTATTGGTATTTGTTGAGATTACGTTAAACCGTGGTGCACCGGATGTGTTTGAGCAATTCAACACCGCAGTGCAAAAGCTGGATGATATCCAAGAGTGTCATCTGGTTTCTGGTGACTTCGACTATTTGCTGAAAACTCGTGTATCTGACATGGGGGCCTACCGTAAATTGTTGGGTGACACGCTTTTGCGCCTACCAGGTGTGAACGACACGCGAACCTACGTTGTTATGGAAGAAGTGAAGCAAAGCAATCAGCTGGTGATTAAAACCCGTTAA
- the ald gene encoding alanine dehydrogenase: MIIGVPKEIKNHEYRVGMIPASVREVISHGHQVFVETNAGAGIGFSDDDYIAAGASILPTAADVFAKAEMIVKVKEPQAVERAMLREGQILFTYLHLAPDFPQTEELIKSKAVCIAYETVTDHMGRLPLLAPMSEVAGRMSIQAGAQTLEKSHGGCGLLLGGVPGVEPAKVVVIGGGVVGANAARMAVGLRADVTILDRSVDTLRKLDEEFQGRAKVVYSTEDAIEKHVLEADLVIGAVLIPGAAAPKLVTKEHIAKMKPGSAVVDVAIDQGGCFETSHATTHAEPTYIVDDVVHYCVANMPGAVARTSTFALNNATLPYIVKLANLGYQRALTDDKGFLKGLNVIHGKVTCKEVADNFNLEYIAPADAIAMFN, from the coding sequence ATGATTATTGGCGTTCCAAAGGAAATCAAGAACCATGAATACCGTGTTGGCATGATCCCAGCCAGCGTGAGAGAAGTGATCTCTCATGGTCACCAAGTGTTTGTTGAAACTAATGCCGGCGCAGGCATCGGTTTTTCAGACGATGACTATATTGCTGCAGGCGCATCCATTCTTCCTACTGCTGCTGACGTATTTGCGAAAGCAGAAATGATTGTAAAGGTTAAAGAACCTCAAGCTGTCGAACGTGCAATGCTTCGTGAAGGGCAAATTTTATTTACCTATTTACACTTAGCCCCAGATTTTCCACAAACTGAAGAGCTAATCAAGAGCAAAGCTGTCTGTATAGCCTATGAGACTGTAACAGATCATATGGGTCGCTTGCCACTACTCGCACCGATGTCTGAAGTTGCTGGTCGTATGTCTATCCAGGCTGGCGCACAGACTCTTGAGAAGTCTCACGGCGGTTGTGGTCTTCTTCTGGGCGGTGTACCTGGCGTTGAACCAGCAAAAGTCGTTGTTATCGGCGGCGGCGTTGTGGGCGCGAACGCAGCGCGCATGGCGGTTGGTCTACGTGCGGATGTCACTATCCTTGACCGTAGCGTAGACACGCTTCGTAAACTGGACGAAGAATTCCAAGGCCGCGCTAAAGTGGTTTATTCTACAGAAGATGCGATCGAGAAGCACGTTCTAGAAGCGGATCTTGTTATCGGTGCCGTATTAATTCCGGGTGCAGCAGCGCCAAAACTGGTAACCAAAGAACACATTGCGAAAATGAAGCCAGGCTCGGCGGTAGTTGACGTGGCGATTGACCAAGGCGGCTGCTTTGAAACATCTCACGCGACCACTCACGCAGAGCCGACTTACATCGTTGATGATGTGGTTCACTACTGCGTAGCCAACATGCCAGGTGCAGTTGCACGTACGTCCACTTTCGCATTAAACAATGCCACTCTCCCTTACATCGTGAAACTGGCTAATCTGGGTTACCAGCGCGCGCTGACCGACGACAAAGGCTTCTTAAAAGGCTTAAACGTCATTCACGGCAAAGTGACTTGCAAAGAAGTCGCAGACAACTTCAACCTTGAGTACATCGCACCAGCTGACGCTATTGCTATGTTCAACTAA
- the cysB gene encoding HTH-type transcriptional regulator CysB, with translation MKLQQLKYIVEVVNHNLNVSATAESLYTSQPGISKQVRLLEDELGIQIFERSGKHLTQVTRAGEDIVRISQEILARVESIKAVAGEHTHPEMGTLNISTTHTQARYALPDVIKGFTARYPKVSLHMHQGTPSQMSEAIAKGTANFAIATEALHLYQDAVMLPCYHWNRSIVVPKDHPLARKEKVTIQDLATYPLVTYVFGFTGRSELDTAFNRVGLTPKVVFTATDADVIKTYVRMGIGVGVIASMAVDKEQDKDLVSIDASHLFGASTTSIGFRRGTFLRSYMYDFMERFAPHLTRPVVEQAISLKSNAEIEEMFKDIVLPVR, from the coding sequence ATGAAACTGCAACAACTGAAATACATCGTTGAGGTTGTCAATCACAATCTCAATGTGTCTGCGACAGCAGAAAGTCTGTATACCTCGCAGCCGGGTATCAGTAAGCAAGTACGATTGCTGGAAGATGAGCTGGGTATTCAAATCTTTGAGCGAAGTGGAAAACATCTTACGCAAGTGACCCGAGCGGGTGAGGACATCGTGCGGATTTCACAAGAAATTCTCGCGCGAGTAGAAAGCATCAAAGCTGTGGCTGGTGAGCACACCCATCCAGAAATGGGCACGCTGAACATTTCAACGACTCACACTCAGGCCCGTTATGCGTTACCGGATGTGATTAAAGGCTTCACTGCCCGTTATCCGAAAGTTTCTCTGCATATGCATCAAGGCACGCCAAGCCAAATGTCAGAAGCCATTGCCAAAGGCACGGCTAATTTCGCCATTGCGACTGAAGCATTACACCTCTATCAAGATGCCGTCATGTTACCTTGCTACCACTGGAATCGCTCAATTGTTGTGCCGAAAGATCACCCGCTGGCGCGCAAAGAGAAAGTGACTATTCAAGATTTAGCCACTTACCCATTGGTGACGTACGTATTTGGTTTCACAGGGCGCTCTGAGCTAGATACGGCGTTTAATCGGGTCGGCCTCACTCCGAAAGTCGTCTTTACCGCGACGGATGCCGATGTGATCAAAACCTACGTGCGTATGGGCATTGGCGTTGGTGTGATTGCCAGCATGGCAGTCGATAAAGAGCAGGATAAAGATTTGGTCTCGATTGATGCCAGCCATCTGTTTGGTGCTAGCACCACCAGTATCGGTTTTCGTCGTGGGACTTTCTTGCGCTCTTATATGTACGATTTTATGGAACGTTTTGCACCGCACCTGACTCGCCCAGTGGTTGAGCAGGCGATTTCGCTCAAATCGAACGCGGAAATTGAAGAGATGTTCAAAGATATCGTACTCCCAGTACGCTAA
- a CDS encoding recombinase family protein — MTEEKQRFAVTYQRFSSVRQVGNSSLDRQTDTQKAWLRQNPNVTVIDNFVDKAMSGWSGKHLKEGSLGQLMKAIEDGIIQPGTLILVEHFSRLTRQNIDNAEELVKRIWKAGITLVTVSRQYRVSTRGSK, encoded by the coding sequence ATGACTGAGGAAAAACAACGATTTGCAGTTACATATCAAAGATTTAGTAGTGTTAGACAGGTCGGTAACAGTTCTTTAGATCGACAAACAGACACACAAAAAGCTTGGTTAAGACAAAATCCTAACGTAACTGTGATTGATAATTTTGTGGACAAGGCAATGTCGGGTTGGAGCGGCAAGCATCTAAAAGAGGGTTCGCTTGGTCAGCTCATGAAAGCGATTGAAGACGGCATTATTCAGCCCGGCACTCTAATTCTGGTTGAACACTTTTCGCGTCTCACAAGACAAAACATCGACAATGCAGAAGAGCTTGTAAAGCGTATATGGAAAGCTGGTATTACTCTCGTAACAGTTTCGAGACAATACAGAGTATCCACCAGAGGCAGTAAATAA
- a CDS encoding recombinase zinc beta ribbon domain-containing protein, translating into MSLRIRLIVEMEQAFKESEWRSAKVKASYIRREKLAKEEGKAPRIRKPFWLNPDGTLNHLHQAVKDMFNWYLEGLGQQRIVVRLREKYTDTAIQKINPSTVMRWIQSEIVRGYWRGNRVYEPAVDDQLFFDVQAIHKSRLYKNVKPDRQWPLSGLMQCGVCGRGMSIQKSGKSNPVVRCSSKQRDHSCNRKTTFPYFIVHMYMMTHVLQHAIRLHSDKSSNKGLQIELGKVERKLATTRKKLNDEKEFYNKASNEGQNTTMILQLMNETYQKIEELEEQEKSLKASLKQSNRAVSAESRDLLFTPETFNLEMHKLGFKIVVGEEVLSTIGFDKPVSKMVYLGYCRKERAYKYADASSDFVKVWPSSLVTDELLNMQMLKNYINSSSGLKYIWDHIYDDDLEEKLKKRSNEKKEKEKKLKEKGE; encoded by the coding sequence ATGTCTCTTCGAATCAGATTGATCGTTGAAATGGAACAAGCTTTTAAAGAATCAGAATGGCGTTCCGCAAAGGTAAAAGCAAGTTACATTCGTAGAGAGAAGTTAGCGAAAGAAGAAGGTAAAGCACCAAGGATTCGAAAGCCTTTTTGGTTAAATCCAGATGGCACACTCAATCACTTACACCAAGCTGTAAAAGATATGTTCAACTGGTATTTAGAAGGTTTGGGGCAACAACGTATAGTTGTTAGATTGAGAGAAAAATATACAGATACAGCGATTCAAAAAATCAATCCATCTACTGTAATGCGCTGGATTCAATCTGAAATCGTCAGAGGATATTGGAGAGGAAACAGAGTTTATGAACCTGCTGTTGATGATCAATTATTTTTCGATGTTCAAGCAATTCATAAGTCAAGATTATACAAAAATGTAAAACCTGATCGTCAATGGCCACTTTCAGGACTTATGCAATGTGGTGTTTGTGGCAGAGGAATGTCGATACAAAAATCAGGAAAATCAAATCCTGTTGTTCGTTGCAGCTCTAAGCAAAGAGATCACTCTTGCAATAGAAAAACTACATTCCCCTACTTTATCGTTCACATGTACATGATGACACACGTTTTACAACATGCGATTCGCCTACACTCAGATAAATCATCAAACAAAGGCTTGCAAATCGAGTTAGGTAAAGTCGAGCGCAAATTAGCTACAACTCGAAAAAAACTTAATGACGAAAAAGAGTTTTACAACAAAGCATCGAACGAAGGGCAAAATACAACCATGATTTTGCAACTTATGAATGAGACTTATCAAAAAATTGAAGAGTTAGAAGAACAAGAAAAAAGTTTAAAAGCTTCATTGAAACAGAGTAATCGTGCAGTTTCAGCAGAGTCTCGTGATTTACTTTTTACGCCAGAAACTTTTAATCTCGAAATGCATAAATTGGGATTTAAAATCGTGGTTGGGGAAGAGGTACTTAGCACTATAGGTTTTGATAAACCTGTTTCTAAAATGGTGTATTTAGGTTATTGCAGAAAAGAAAGAGCTTATAAATATGCTGATGCTTCAAGCGATTTTGTGAAAGTATGGCCTTCATCATTAGTAACTGATGAGCTGCTAAATATGCAAATGTTGAAAAATTATATCAATAGTTCGAGCGGTCTTAAATACATTTGGGATCACATATATGACGACGATCTTGAAGAAAAATTGAAAAAACGTTCAAACGAGAAAAAGGAAAAAGAAAAGAAATTAAAAGAAAAGGGTGAATAA
- a CDS encoding Y-family DNA polymerase translates to MFALVDANSFYCSAETVFRPDLRDKPIIVLSNNDGCIVAANRRAKELGVPKFSPYFKIKSKCEAKGVIAFSSNYELYSDLSAKMMSVIGRFAPEQFVYSIDESFLSFQRTFPAIPCLKKHGEALRKAVWKETRLPVCVGFGTTLTLAKIANHLAKKVRSFNGVCVLDNQEKTLELLKNIDVGDVWGIGRKLSKRMQFMGINTAYDLAKYPVGLLRKDFNVEVERTARELNGQICKGWDLVKANKQQIYSTRSVGERITDVESLRQALVKHAGIASRKLREQNSLTKVMLCFAASSPFDEKPASFKTIHRFSFPTSDVTHLSQVASNAADELFKDGVRFYKIGVGLLDLSDGTMQQLDMLNENPSNDKLNAVFDSLNKKYGTDAVFIAGQGIKQEWSMKRQLLSKQYTTKWSDLPKISCR, encoded by the coding sequence ATGTTTGCCTTAGTCGATGCCAACTCTTTTTATTGCAGCGCGGAAACTGTCTTTCGTCCAGATCTGAGAGACAAGCCGATCATCGTTTTGTCTAATAACGATGGCTGCATTGTGGCAGCTAATCGAAGAGCAAAAGAACTTGGTGTGCCTAAGTTTTCGCCTTATTTCAAGATTAAATCAAAGTGTGAAGCAAAAGGTGTGATTGCGTTTAGCTCTAACTATGAGTTGTATAGCGATCTGAGTGCCAAGATGATGAGTGTTATTGGTCGGTTTGCACCTGAGCAGTTTGTTTATTCGATAGATGAGAGTTTTCTTTCATTTCAACGAACATTTCCAGCAATTCCATGTTTGAAAAAGCATGGTGAAGCTCTGAGAAAAGCTGTGTGGAAGGAAACACGACTTCCTGTATGCGTGGGCTTTGGCACAACGTTAACACTTGCAAAAATTGCAAATCATCTGGCTAAAAAAGTCAGAAGCTTCAATGGCGTTTGTGTATTAGATAATCAAGAAAAAACGTTAGAACTGTTGAAAAATATAGATGTTGGTGATGTTTGGGGGATCGGTCGAAAGTTGTCTAAACGTATGCAGTTCATGGGAATAAACACAGCTTATGACTTAGCGAAATACCCTGTGGGGTTATTAAGAAAAGATTTCAATGTAGAAGTAGAAAGAACGGCAAGAGAGCTTAACGGACAGATCTGCAAAGGATGGGATCTTGTTAAAGCCAACAAACAGCAAATTTATTCTACTCGTTCCGTAGGGGAACGCATAACTGATGTTGAAAGTTTACGGCAAGCATTGGTTAAACATGCTGGAATCGCTTCACGAAAATTGAGAGAACAAAATTCACTAACGAAAGTTATGTTGTGCTTTGCCGCTTCTTCACCTTTTGATGAAAAGCCAGCTTCTTTTAAGACTATCCACCGATTCAGCTTTCCAACGTCTGACGTTACTCATCTATCACAAGTCGCGTCGAATGCCGCTGATGAATTGTTTAAGGATGGTGTTCGTTTTTACAAAATTGGGGTAGGGCTGTTAGACCTGTCTGATGGGACAATGCAACAGTTAGACATGCTTAATGAAAATCCATCTAATGACAAGCTCAACGCTGTTTTTGACAGCTTAAACAAAAAATACGGCACTGATGCAGTCTTCATCGCGGGGCAAGGCATCAAGCAGGAATGGAGTATGAAAAGACAGTTGTTGTCGAAACAGTACACTACGAAATGGTCTGATTTACCAAAAATTAGTTGTCGATAG
- the umuD gene encoding translesion error-prone DNA polymerase V autoproteolytic subunit, protein MKVIPLFASAGITGFESPAAEYNQLDLSLDELLVERPSSTFLGFAQGESMIEVGIFDGDLLIVDRFPVAKHNDVIVANLNGEFICKIIDMHNRQLLSANPKYGTVTITENDTFTIEGVVVSSVRLFKKSFLLSA, encoded by the coding sequence ATGAAAGTAATCCCTTTATTCGCATCTGCTGGCATCACGGGCTTTGAGTCGCCAGCGGCAGAGTATAACCAGTTAGATCTATCTCTCGATGAGTTGTTGGTCGAACGTCCTTCAAGCACGTTTTTAGGATTTGCTCAAGGTGAATCGATGATTGAAGTTGGTATATTCGATGGTGATTTGCTGATAGTTGACCGTTTTCCAGTGGCGAAACACAATGATGTAATCGTTGCGAATTTGAATGGTGAATTTATCTGTAAAATCATCGATATGCACAACCGCCAACTTCTTTCAGCTAATCCAAAATATGGAACTGTAACGATCACTGAAAACGATACTTTCACAATTGAAGGTGTTGTTGTCAGTTCCGTCAGATTGTTCAAAAAAAGCTTTCTTTTGAGCGCATAA
- a CDS encoding site-specific DNA-methyltransferase yields the protein MNKETLFSNTETANSKQLEILQKHFPQCFDKQGNFIQEKLLEVVKSSDVELSKESYSLNWLGKSYARLLTNLPPKTLLNEDKEHNQLDTNKDSQNLLIKGDNLEVLKHMVNAYSEKVKMIYIDPPYNTGSDGFVYNDDRKFTPQQLSELAGIDLDEAQRILDFTAKGSSSHSAWLTFMYPRLYIAREFLCDDGLIYISIDDNESAQLKILCDEIFGEQNLLSQFTWRTDGNFDNQAKIKVNHEYILCYAKRADLFSFPNLVDPNVDESSKLFNNKIINTIVKNGSKNPISKVVLPIGFKANFDNGVIKARNDSYPYFHNDAIIKNGKLVNEVTVESGWSSKRNLELYIGNNLKPTLDTKGQFTDYWLTENGAIESVKERSIQSHVVSVLMNMGNTQSMGSQLSKEFDIPFSYPKPLSLVKYLISVACDKADCIIMDFFSGSGTTAHSAMELNCTENLSRKTISIQLPELTTESSDAYLAGYKTVFDITKQRLIKAANQLSERYPDYKGDLGFKIFETVEDFRVRDEGELTLENHSFFDDAVLTDEQYNTLLTTWCVYDGSLLTTPIQDVDLNGYTAHLCDKRLYLIAPNFNSETIKALLHELDNNKDFEPNKVVFYGNNFDSAKQMELNEALKGYANKKSLEIDLVVRN from the coding sequence ATGAACAAAGAAACGCTTTTCTCAAACACAGAAACTGCGAACAGCAAGCAGTTAGAGATCTTGCAGAAGCATTTCCCACAATGCTTTGATAAGCAAGGGAACTTTATTCAAGAAAAGTTGCTTGAAGTAGTGAAGTCGTCTGATGTTGAGCTTTCGAAAGAATCATATTCTCTAAATTGGTTAGGCAAGTCTTACGCCCGTTTACTAACCAACTTACCGCCTAAAACGCTGTTAAACGAAGATAAAGAACATAACCAACTTGATACGAACAAAGACAGTCAAAACTTGCTGATCAAAGGCGATAACCTTGAAGTTTTGAAGCACATGGTTAACGCCTACTCTGAAAAGGTGAAAATGATCTACATCGACCCACCATATAACACGGGTTCTGATGGTTTTGTTTATAACGATGATCGCAAGTTTACACCGCAACAACTTAGTGAGTTAGCTGGAATCGATCTTGATGAAGCACAGCGCATTCTTGATTTCACGGCAAAAGGTTCAAGCAGTCATAGTGCTTGGTTAACCTTTATGTATCCACGTTTATATATTGCCAGAGAATTTTTGTGTGATGATGGATTAATTTATATCTCTATTGATGATAACGAATCTGCACAATTAAAAATTCTTTGTGATGAAATCTTCGGCGAACAAAACCTATTAAGTCAGTTTACTTGGAGAACGGATGGAAACTTTGATAATCAAGCTAAAATCAAAGTAAACCACGAATATATTTTATGCTATGCAAAACGTGCTGATTTGTTTAGTTTTCCAAATTTGGTTGATCCAAACGTAGATGAATCCAGCAAATTATTTAACAATAAAATAATAAATACTATTGTTAAAAATGGTTCAAAAAACCCAATTAGCAAAGTGGTACTTCCTATTGGATTTAAAGCCAATTTTGATAATGGAGTTATTAAAGCCCGTAATGACTCGTATCCATATTTTCATAATGATGCAATTATAAAAAATGGAAAACTGGTTAATGAAGTAACAGTAGAGAGTGGGTGGAGTTCAAAAAGAAACCTTGAGTTGTACATCGGTAATAATCTGAAACCAACACTTGATACAAAAGGTCAATTTACAGATTACTGGTTAACAGAAAATGGTGCTATTGAGAGCGTAAAAGAGCGTTCTATACAAAGTCATGTTGTTAGTGTTCTTATGAACATGGGCAATACACAGAGTATGGGATCACAACTTAGCAAAGAATTTGATATTCCATTTTCATACCCTAAACCACTTTCTTTAGTAAAATATCTAATATCAGTAGCGTGTGATAAAGCTGACTGTATTATTATGGATTTCTTTTCTGGTTCAGGCACAACCGCTCACTCTGCAATGGAGCTGAATTGCACTGAAAATTTATCAAGAAAAACCATATCAATTCAGTTACCTGAATTGACAACAGAAAGTAGCGATGCATATCTGGCTGGCTATAAGACGGTATTTGACATAACTAAGCAACGACTTATTAAAGCGGCTAACCAGTTATCTGAACGCTACCCTGATTACAAAGGTGATCTTGGTTTCAAGATTTTCGAAACAGTTGAAGACTTTCGAGTAAGAGATGAAGGTGAACTAACCCTTGAAAACCACTCATTCTTTGATGATGCTGTTCTAACTGATGAGCAATATAACACTCTACTTACAACGTGGTGTGTTTATGACGGTAGCCTATTAACAACACCAATCCAAGATGTAGATTTGAATGGCTACACTGCGCATCTGTGCGACAAACGCTTGTATCTGATCGCACCTAACTTCAACAGCGAGACAATCAAAGCTTTGCTTCACGAACTCGACAACAACAAAGATTTTGAACCTAACAAAGTCGTGTTCTACGGAAACAATTTCGATAGTGCAAAGCAAATGGAACTAAACGAAGCCCTGAAAGGCTACGCGAATAAAAAGTCTCTTGAAATTGATTTGGTGGTAAGAAACTGA